A single window of Candidatus Microthrix subdominans DNA harbors:
- a CDS encoding DMT family transporter, with the protein MADPVLPDGDACRTAAGSSADEGAGHDAEPTPTGLSAAVLAVSLWGGGNVLVAAVPIDGLSLAFLRLWLAFAVYAAVMLARGVRLRREQFRTVLMGGFFFGADLITFYLALQYTSVAIAVTISALQPIGVLAAAALFFGERVTRTHLALGTVAIVGVVMVVLGAGTDRAASLTGNLWAIGALICWAGYFIGSKSARRHIDNNAYLVWINLIGGVMLTPVIAIVGLDADRAISWSGLGWVALIVAVPGSGHVIMNWAHRHTTLTATSLLTLAMPVISTALAALFLGQSVVTVQVTGIAITLAALAAVTAYNARQPALLRRVVGRVDPDRALNHRT; encoded by the coding sequence GTGGCCGACCCGGTTTTGCCCGACGGCGACGCGTGCCGGACGGCCGCCGGCAGCTCGGCCGACGAGGGCGCCGGTCACGATGCGGAGCCAACCCCCACCGGGCTCAGCGCAGCCGTGCTGGCGGTGTCGCTGTGGGGCGGCGGCAACGTCTTGGTGGCGGCCGTGCCCATCGACGGGCTCAGCCTGGCGTTCCTCCGGCTGTGGCTGGCCTTCGCCGTCTACGCCGCCGTCATGTTGGCCAGGGGCGTCCGCCTGCGTCGCGAGCAGTTTCGAACCGTGCTGATGGGCGGGTTCTTCTTTGGTGCCGACCTGATCACCTTCTACCTGGCGCTGCAGTACACCAGCGTGGCGATCGCCGTCACCATCTCGGCGCTCCAGCCGATCGGGGTGCTCGCCGCCGCCGCACTGTTCTTCGGTGAACGTGTCACCCGCACCCACCTCGCGTTGGGCACTGTGGCGATCGTCGGGGTGGTGATGGTGGTGCTCGGAGCCGGCACCGACCGCGCCGCCAGCCTGACCGGCAACCTGTGGGCAATCGGTGCGCTCATCTGCTGGGCGGGCTACTTCATCGGCTCCAAGTCGGCCCGACGCCATATCGACAACAACGCCTACCTGGTGTGGATCAACCTGATCGGCGGCGTGATGCTGACGCCGGTGATCGCGATCGTCGGGCTGGACGCCGACCGGGCGATCTCGTGGTCGGGCCTGGGCTGGGTGGCGCTGATCGTGGCGGTGCCCGGCAGCGGGCACGTCATCATGAACTGGGCACATCGCCACACAACGCTGACTGCCACCAGCCTGCTGACGCTGGCCATGCCGGTGATCTCCACCGCTCTGGCCGCCCTCTTTCTCGGTCAGTCGGTCGTGACGGTTCAGGTGACCGGGATCGCCATCACCCTCGCCGCCCTGGCAGCGGTGACGGCGTACAACGCTCGCCAACCGGCTCTGCTTCGGCGGGTGGTCGGCCGGGTGGACCCGGACCGTGCTCTAAACCACCGAACCTAG
- the argS gene encoding arginine--tRNA ligase, producing the protein MIDPVKVLTQRLTDAMTAAAPEAAGADPVVRPSDRADFQANGIMGLAKRLGTNPRELAQRVLDAVDLDGVATAEIAGPGFLNLTLYDTFLGRSAAEVVGNGAQDTGNQGVTPAESPQRVVIDYSAPNVAKEMHVGHLRSTVIGDALVRILEARGDTVIRQNHVGDWGTPFGMLIEHLIDLGEEGAIAELALGDLNEFYRQARVSFDGSEAFADRARARVVALQAGDSETLRLWQILVDLSAEYFQSVYDRLGVRLTVDDLAGESIYNDLLADVITDLDAAGLLVTSDGARCVFPDGFTNREGEPLPLIVQKGEGGYGYATTDLAAIRYRIEQLEADRLLYVVGTTQTEHLAMVFAVARAAGWLTDATEADHVGFGSVLGEDNKLMKSRSGASLKLSDLLDEAVDRAAAIIEDKNPDLDDAERAEVARAVGIGAIKYADLSSDRTRDYVFSFDRMLAFEGNTAPYLQYVVARVRSILRKARTEGVPVPGEDGTAMPEVIEVADHAERALALALVAFGRVVDDTARSAQPHRLCTYLFELAQAFTRFYEAAPILKAPSDAQRRNRLSLAIGTERVMERGLGLLGIDAPQRM; encoded by the coding sequence ATGATCGACCCCGTCAAGGTGCTCACCCAACGCCTGACCGACGCCATGACGGCGGCGGCGCCCGAGGCGGCCGGAGCAGACCCGGTGGTCCGTCCCTCCGATCGGGCCGACTTTCAGGCCAACGGCATCATGGGGCTGGCCAAGCGTCTCGGCACCAACCCCCGAGAGTTGGCCCAGCGGGTGCTCGACGCGGTCGATCTCGATGGTGTGGCCACGGCCGAGATCGCCGGGCCGGGCTTCCTCAACCTCACCCTCTACGACACGTTCCTCGGCCGCTCGGCGGCCGAGGTGGTGGGCAATGGCGCCCAGGACACTGGAAACCAGGGTGTGACACCCGCCGAGTCGCCCCAGCGGGTCGTCATCGATTACTCGGCCCCCAACGTCGCCAAGGAGATGCACGTCGGCCACCTTCGCTCGACCGTGATCGGCGATGCACTGGTGCGCATCCTCGAGGCCCGGGGCGACACGGTGATCCGCCAGAACCACGTCGGCGACTGGGGCACCCCCTTCGGCATGTTGATCGAGCACCTGATCGACCTGGGCGAGGAAGGTGCGATCGCCGAACTCGCCCTCGGGGATCTCAACGAGTTCTACCGCCAGGCCCGGGTGTCCTTCGACGGCTCCGAGGCGTTCGCCGACCGGGCCAGGGCGCGGGTGGTGGCGCTCCAGGCGGGCGACTCCGAGACCCTGCGGCTGTGGCAGATCCTGGTCGACCTGTCCGCCGAGTACTTCCAGTCGGTCTACGACCGCCTCGGCGTGCGCCTCACGGTCGACGACCTCGCCGGCGAGTCGATCTACAACGACCTTCTCGCCGACGTGATCACCGATCTCGATGCGGCCGGACTGCTGGTGACCTCCGACGGCGCCCGCTGCGTTTTTCCCGATGGGTTCACCAACCGTGAGGGCGAGCCCCTGCCGCTGATCGTGCAGAAGGGCGAGGGGGGTTACGGCTACGCCACCACCGACCTGGCCGCCATCCGCTACCGGATCGAACAACTCGAGGCCGATCGTCTCCTCTACGTCGTCGGAACGACCCAGACCGAGCACCTGGCGATGGTGTTTGCGGTCGCCAGGGCGGCCGGATGGCTGACCGACGCCACCGAGGCGGACCACGTGGGGTTCGGCTCGGTATTGGGCGAGGACAACAAGCTGATGAAGTCCCGATCCGGAGCATCGCTGAAGCTGTCCGACCTGCTGGACGAGGCGGTCGACCGGGCAGCAGCGATCATCGAGGACAAGAACCCCGACTTGGACGACGCCGAACGCGCCGAGGTGGCTCGAGCGGTCGGCATCGGGGCGATCAAGTACGCCGACCTCAGCTCCGACCGAACCAGGGACTATGTCTTCAGCTTCGACCGCATGCTTGCCTTTGAGGGCAACACGGCCCCGTACCTGCAGTACGTGGTGGCGCGGGTGCGCTCGATTCTGCGCAAGGCCCGGACCGAGGGCGTGCCGGTGCCCGGCGAAGACGGCACAGCCATGCCCGAGGTGATCGAAGTGGCCGACCATGCCGAGCGGGCGTTGGCGCTGGCGTTGGTCGCCTTCGGCCGCGTCGTCGACGACACCGCCCGGTCGGCCCAACCGCACCGTCTGTGCACCTACCTCTTCGAGTTGGCCCAGGCCTTCACCCGATTCTACGAGGCAGCGCCCATTCTCAAGGCGCCGAGCGATGCGCAGCGGCGCAACCGATTGTCATTGGCGATCGGCACCGAGCGGGTCATGGAGCGCGGCCTCGGCCTGCTGGGCATCGACGCACCCCAGCGGATGTAG